Part of the Vigna angularis cultivar LongXiaoDou No.4 chromosome 1, ASM1680809v1, whole genome shotgun sequence genome, GTCACTGccgtcctggctgaagtttatgggacccttaatcgttgttatgAACTGAAGGGAGGAAAGATGTTATGCTGTCTACCAGTGTTGTAtatgtggttcatttcccgtgtGACTGGAGATGCCTTAAATTCCCTGTGCCCCATGGATGAGCTATTGCAGTGTAAATCAAATGTGAAAGGGGCAAATGAATGGGcacaactttgtgcaagtttaaacgaGGATCAaattaaatggtgtgtcccttggcagcGTAGATCACAAATTATATATCACTGCGGGAGGTAccctaatgtacccctcatgggtattaggtgtTGTATTAATTACAATCCTGTGTTAGCACAAAGGCAATTTGGGCATCCTATGAGAGGATCACCTACACCTGCGTCTCTTGCCATATTGCAGATCTACTATGAGGAAGGAACCTTTGTTGAAGTGCTTCATCAAGTTAGAAATGCTTGGGGCAACATTATTCGTGCAGAAATGGACCCCAGACCATGGACTATTGATGAAGGAATTCCTTACAGCTATTGGATTGCAGAAAGGGTTAGGACAGTGAAGTTGCCTTTCGAGTTAACTTCTCCTAACCTTGATTATGGAAAACAGTTTCGTAAGGCTGAAAGTGAGGAAGTAAAATTGTTGAAGGCAGAATTCGAGCAAATGAAACTAGAAAATATCAAGTTGACCAATAATCTTCAGAGCCTGCAACATGATTATGAGAATCTTAAGCAAGAAGGTGTGGAAAACAGCGAAGCATACGAGGAGTTGTTAATAAGACAAAAGCAAGAGCTACTAGCGGCCAACATTGAGCTAACTTTGAAAGACCGGGAATATGATATAATTGAGATATCAGAGCGTGTTACGAAGCAATTGTGTGACCAATCCCAGAGGGACAAGCAAAAAGTACTAGAGGAACTGCATAAAATGCATATTAGAATGGACGACGCCGAACAACAGGCGAATGCAGCAGTGACAAAACTGAAGAAGGAACGTTGGCATCGGGCTGAATCAGAGAAGAAACATCAAGAGTTGATGAATCAGATGAAGGAGTATATCGTTGAACAAGAGCTAGTTACAGAACACTGGAGGAGAAGTTTCTCACAACTAGTTTCCCTTGCCAATGAAGCCATTAAGGATGTCCCTAAGCTATTAGCTGATGCTGAGTCTGCATTACCGATCTTTAACCCACCTGAGAAGGTTGAAACTTTCCTCAATTACTGCAAGAAACTGATAAGAGAAATGAAGAGTGTAGTGGCTGAGGCTCATGATAGTTGATCATGATTTTGCACACCTCACATGTGTTGAACTTAAATGTTGTGAATGGACTGTCCTATTGACTTtgtttcatgttaatttccagATTATACATTTGGCAATGTTTTCGCATCTTTATAATTTCTTACTATAGTAATTGTGTTGCtttgtcttttctctttttcttttcgtttttattttctttttcttaatttatttcaactaataaaattcagtttaaaaataataatacggCTAAAGTCTCCAAAACATCCTAAATAACACGAACCAGtggcaaaatcatggagaaccaagGAGAAGTTCAAGAGGGGATGAAAGTCGATATCCAACAGCTGAAGGAACAAATAAGTCAAATCCTAGAGGCCATGAATGCCTTACAAAGCCCCAAAGATTCGTGCgcacaacaaccacaacaaagAGTTCCAGAAGTAcaaactttcccttcctatggtcttcCCCCAAATTATACTCCACCATCAGGAGTGGACTTGGGGCATCTTGATACTCAAAAGGCCGAAGGTAATGCAGTTGAAGTAGAAGGCGAGCTTGGGGCAACCACTTTCACAATTCCTGGGAAGACAATCCAACCAGGTATTGAGAAcatgataatgaaaaaacaacCTGAGACGAAGTCTTCATCTTATGTCGTTACACCAGCAGATTTTAAGGACGACAAGAGTAAATTAGAAGTCTTTGAGAAGAGGTTAAGAGCCATAGAAGGCgaaggaagttttgaatttggagatgcTAGAAAACTATGTTTAGTTCCTGATGTGGTGATACCTCCAAAGTTCAGGTTGCCAGAATTTGAGAAATATCGGGGAAATACTTGCCCATGGAGCCATATAACTATGTACTGCAGAAAAATGGCAGCTTATGCCCATGATGAAAAACTTTTTATTCACATCTTCCAAGAAAGTTTAATTGGCGTAGCTTTGACTTGGTACATGCGCTTAGAAACTACTCACATCTATTCATGGAAAGATCTGGTTGATGCATTCCTAAGGCAGtatgaatataataaagatCTAACACCTGACAGAATACAACTGCAAAACATGGTGAAGAAAGAGTCTGAATCATTTAGAGAATATGCCCAAAGGTGGAGAGAAATTGCTGCTCAAGTAGAACCGCCTCTGAGCGACAAGGAGATGACTACCATATTTTTGAATACTCTACAACCACCATTTTATGAACACATGATAAGCAGTGTCTCCTCAAGTTTTGCTGACATAGTAGTAATTGGAGAGAGGGTCGAGGGTGGcataagaaatggaaaaattgcACTAGGCTCACAACTAGTAGCAAGTTTAAATGAGTATGGTCCTAGAcatgagaaagataaaaaacGAATAGTTAACTCACATTTTATTGCCTATCCTCAAATGTCACATGGGTCCAATCGACCCATTGAGCGAAGAAATTACAATCGTAATGAGAAGGTCGTCAGCTTCACTCCTATCCCCATGACCTATACAGAGTTACTGCCAGATCTTCTCCGCAGAAACCTCATAAAGGTTTGTCCAACTAGACCTATACGACCTCCGTACCCAAAGAGCTATGACACAAACGCCAAGTGTGATTATCATGAAGGAGCGTGTGGACACTCAACAGAGGCATGCAAGGCTTTAAAGCATAAAGTGCAATCTTTGATCGATTcaggatgtttaaagtttgaagaaagtcAATCCAGCACTCTGGCAAGGCGCGAGTTCGGCCCTACAAATGCCATGGACAAATGAAGAACTATATGGGAAAGCATAGGTTGTTGTAAAAGGCGAAACTGATGTTGTTTTGTCTTGCTACGAGGGTTATGCTCATGGATATTATGCTTTTATCCGTGACTTTTAATGTGAACTTTCATTATttggtatctccaaggtttactggaaatcatgtcctaatagggtgtcgtggagaaaaatgaaagccgcgaataacaaaattgaaaaaaaaacaacaaataaatgaaGGCAATATTGAGTCGCTTGTCTTTCTTGCAAATTatcaaactcttgttttttcgaaaatagcaaaaaatatataaatagaaaaaaaagaaaataaaagaattgataacaaaaagaaaacaaaagttgtTGTGTCAGATTTTTCCGAGGTCAAATGTTGAatcaaaaataacaatttgatgttttctcttGAGATGTTTGTGCACATGGTGTTTGAAAAATCTCACCCTTCACTTTCCAAAATAAAGGATCTTCCCTAGTAAACATTGTCACTGCCCTCAGTAACAAAAacctttacactggggcagattggCTTGACCAACATTATCCTCGTTTGCGCTAGTTGAGTGATCCTGAATCCATTGAGgcaaacaaaagaacaaaagaattttcaaaaaaaaaaaaaaagaataagtcCCCTATATTGAAAAACCCGAAAGGGCGGTctagaaaagaaaggaagaaaaaacgACTCATGTTGAGGTCATCTAATCgtagaattaatcttttgaaaataaagcaatcagagttcaaaatgatgtgtggcctTCTTTCTTTATCCAAAAAGCAAAAAACTATAACCATTGTTACCCCGTTTGAgccaaaaataaattctttttcaaaactattcCCAAGCAAGGGTTATCATCAGTATGAGTCAACTTGGAATGCAGATGAAGAGTACTCAACGATCAAATGAAGCGAATCCTTCAAAAAgggtaaacaaaaaaaaacaacaataaaaaagaattaaccaGAGATGAAGGAAAAACGAAGTTCAAGACAAAAGCAAAGTGCTCTAAAGAATCAAATAGTTGATGCAATGCGTAGATGATAAcccttgttttaaaaaaaaatgtgtatccGACAAACATTTCATTTGGGCCTTTATAcccttttctttcaataccttTTAGCCCCTAGCCATGTTACAAGCCTAACAAAGTCCACGCAGATCGAATGATGATTGCTCATATTTTCATAGAGCTTAATTTTGCGATAAGACAGAATAACTTTCAAtgtgtcaaaaaaaaaaagatttgaaaatgaataatgtctCAAGAATAGGGGACCTCTCTACCAACCAGCCAAAAGCATACAAAAGAAAATCGAAGCAATTTGAGTCATCCTTTTAGCTGACCCTTTCCTACCCACTACTTCTTCCAAACAGAACCccattccaaaaaaaaaaaaaaaacaaacaacaaaactGGGGCAGCTTGGTAAACCTCACCGCGCGTCTTTTCCTTGAAATTCGTCAAACCATAATCTCAAGAATGGGGCAGCTTTGCAGATCTTACTTGAATTTTTCACCAGAATTATCATGGATTCACCATCATACTCATTACACCAAATCGGGGCAACTTTTTAGGTACCTCGTGTTTCGCTTTGACACTCATCTCCTATAAGGAGCGTATGAGGTGACAAGCCCGCATGGCTATCCCATTATCTTCCAAACCATTCTAAACAATTCCCATTTCTTCACTTCCGAGTGAATTCAAGCATATGTACGTTAATGTCTCGGgagaaaaagtcaaaatgtaataatctcAAAGTTAGATCTCGGATGTATGACATTCCTCACTTTTCTAAGCATTGGAAATAATGGCCAGTCTGATGATTGCAAGTAAGACCATGGActcgaaaaaataaaaaaaaaaaaacaaaaacaaagcaaaCGTTTTCATATACATGAATGGTTATCGATttccttcttcaaaaaaaaaaaaaaccaaagaaaacacaaaaagaataacattcAGATTTTCTCTCTCAAGCCATATTGTTTCATGTCGATAAGCTTTCGAATTTGtgtcaaaattaaataacatgtGAAGTTTCaggaatttcaaaattcgaaagcccagtttctacactggcccacaaaatGAAAGGTTTCAACACCCCTACgctttttcaaaaatcaaatttctatCAAAATTACAAGACAtttcacaaattacaaatttcaagaatttcaaaatttgaaagcccagtttccatactggcccacaaagcccaattatcacattggccccaagcccagtttccacactggcccctaagcccagtttccacactggccaacatttcacaaattacaaatttcacgaatttcaaaatcagaaagcccagtttccatactggcccctaagcccagtttccacactggccaacatttctcaaattacaagtttcaagaatttcaaaattttaaagcccagtttccatactggcccacaaagcccaattatcacattggccccaagcccagtttccacactgcccctaagcccagttttcacactcgccaacatttctcaaattacaagtttcaagaatttcaaaatttgaaagcctagtttccatactggcccacaaagcccaattatcatattggcccccaagcccagtttccacactggccccaagcccagttttcatactggcccacaaagcccaattatcatattggcccccaagcccagtttccacactggccccaagcccagttttcacactggcccccaaaagcccagttttcacactggcccccaagcccagtttccacactggcccccaagcccagtttccacactggccccaaaagcccagttttcacactggcccccaagcccagtttccacactggcccccaaaagcccagttttcacactggcccccaagcccagtttccacactggccccaagcccagtttccacactggccccaagcccagttttcatactggcccacaaagcccaattatcatattggcccccaagcccagtttccacactggcccccaagcccagttttcacgctggccccaagcccagttttcacactggcccccaagcccagtttccacactggccccaaaagcccagttttcacactagcccccaagcccagtttccacactggcccccaagcccagtttccacactggccccaaaagcccggttttcacactggcccccaagcccagtttccatactggcccccaagcccagtttccacactggcccccaagcccagtttccacactggccccccaagcccagttttcacactggcccccaaagcccagtttccacactggcccccaaagcccagtttccacactggccccaagcccagtttccacactggccccaaaagcccagttttcacactggcccccaagcccagtttccacactggccccaaaagcccagttttcacactggcccccaagcccaattatcacactggcccccaagcccagttttcacactggcccccaaagcccagttttcacactggcccccaagcccagttttcacactggctcTTAAGTTCAATTTTTGCCTGGCCGTTAAGTTCAATTTTTGTATGGCACCTTTAGTTTCTCTTTGGGATATCGATCCTCTGCtaggcaatggtcgaaccctTTTTATTGCATCGTGATTCTCTTCATCTTATGTACTTGAATCGATTGTTATTCtcctcttttctctttgaaacccaaacgaaattagtatttttatctttacttatcttttactctaataatataaaaacgttgtttgtcatattatctagtaaaatctaagtaaagaggggcagctgtcaatacccaatttcgtccgggtaaatataattcatcacaaaaataaataaaaaaacataaaaaaaaaaccaaaatgaaaaatactatttattttactttttgcacccccaaattttcttttaaacacttaatccaatggcccaaaataatctcactttttttacttcctcaccacccatctcttcttatcacaccccattctccacatcaccatccacctcaccctccacatcatctacctttttcatttactttttccacatcatttccatattaattttatatatcaacttttctaattattccacttacattttttaattatatcttctccattaacattttttattatccatttttctccaccttatttttccacccactttttatattatttctttcacttattttccacattaacttttactattcactatattttatttcacctaatttctccaccaactttttatattatttcttccacttaattttcatacctaatttctccaccaaatttttatattatttctttcacttattttccacattaacttttactattcactatattttattttacctactttctccaccaactttttatattatttctttcacttaatttccatacctaatttctccaccacctttttatattatttctttcacttaatttccacacctaatttctccaccaactttttatattatttctttcacttattttccacattaacttttactattcactatattttatttcacctaatttttccacaaactttttatattatttctttcacttattttccacattaactttttctattcatcttttttttattatattttatttcatctaaattttccaccaacttattatattatttttattcatcaactttcttcatccttaactctataaatacctacattctcttcacttcacacacacaaacacaattacataatatccatctcttttctctaaaaatctcttcattccatcccaaaactctacttcatttttctctcacattttactatctctatatacataataaatcccataccacatttctactacaaattcatcttcttcaccatcaatctacctcttctcacaacttattacaagcaaagtcttacttcatctttcaaatctttaacaaggtacacattttcttttcattctacttatattcattttgatcattttttagtttataaatttatcctattttctaccacaattttatcctatgctttttgatatttttacgtcatagatatttcaactcacctctctttcttaataaaaaaatataaaactttaaaaaacatgtaataataaatatcggtatgagtactcgtgcgatcgtacgcatcagcctagtactcgttacccaaaatataaaaaaaacaaaaaaagccgtatgagtgctcgtgcgatcgtacgcatcagcctagtactcattacgcaaaacaataaaaaataataaaaaagccgtgtgagtgctcgtgcgatcgtacgcatcagcctagtactcattacgcaaaacaataaaaaacaaagaaaaagccgtgtgagtgctcgtgcgatcgtacgcatcagcctagtgctcattacgcaaaaaaaaatctaaatattacatcaaaaaataccaaaaaatataaaaatcttcaaaaactaaaaacatccacattttcaaacaacaatcaatattgctagccagaactacgtgatccttgattctccatcaaaagtggagatacgtaggagcaaggccagaccttgtcaggctcactctcccaaaaatccaaatttatccataatcaattaaacaaattttcaaacaatttcgaaacaaatctctcaaacaattttctcaagcagtttttaaaagaactacataaccctgatttctcattttttatgagaatatgtaggagcaaggtcaatccttgtcgggcacaaaaaactaaaaaatatattttgtttctttagagttttattttaggggatagttaaacattttgaaaaccacatcatattcgcgtatttaattaaaggtactgccttatggcaggcgttgtagggtgctaataccttccctacacgtaaccgactcccgaacatagaatctcattttcgcagaccatgctttatcattttatggtttttccgtagttttccagaataaactatggtggcgactccaaatctcttttttcaaaaacattttatttctttttctttttcggatcgccgtcccgtcgcgattttttccggttgcgacacctatgttttgaaatttgtatcaattgaatcctacccacttaacaccgttataattgataacgtttttctgactgtgtatgtgatttgtGCAATCAATTGCGTCGTGGCAATGACATGGCAGGCTGAATTGAGAATTTGAAATGgggttacatttttttaaattggggATACCTTTCCGCACGGCCAAATCACCATTATTGGTTCCTCCAAGTTCAACTCATTTGCATCAACATTTCATCTTCTCCTCTGAACGGGAGACTCCTGAGACACCTACCTACGCCACCCACGTCCCAGCCGCCGCGAGAGGATCCTCTACCTCATCCGAAGTTTCGCCGGCGACGCTAAGCACCACCAGGACCACTGCCGGCGATGCTGTTCACGCCCGTCGGAGCAGTTCTGGCCGCCGCCTCCTCCAAGCAGACTGCCGCAAGTTGCTTCTGGtctctctccttctcttttcACCGTCGACCCAGCCACCCGTGCCACCACCTCTTGCGTCGCCGGCAAACCCCAAATACCACCGGATCCGTTCCCAACCGCGATGCCGTCAGCCTTGGAAGCCGCCGTCGATTGACTCTCCCCTTCTCCTttatctattttctgtttttgtgtttgggtagTTAGGAATGGTGGGTTTCTGTTGTGTGCGTGTGTTTCCTGTTCAAAGATTCAACTCCTTTGGTGGTGATTAGAGATGAAAGGAAGCTTGATGGCTTAGTCCCAGTATCTGGTTTGGTTTTCTGGAATTCTGGGTGGTTGGCGGAGGGATAATGATTGTTGCTGGAGGGAAGTTTGGTTAATGGGTAAAGTTGAACTGGATGCTGGTTGATGATTGTGATGTTGGCTGTGAGACGGTGGAAGGGAAATCACGGGTGTTGGAGGtgattgaagaagatgaagacgtTAGGCGCAAGCCGTGAGTTGTTGG contains:
- the LOC128195412 gene encoding uncharacterized protein LOC128195412 produces the protein MENQGEVQEGMKVDIQQLKEQISQILEAMNALQSPKDSCAQQPQQRVPEVQTFPSYGLPPNYTPPSGVDLGHLDTQKAEGNAVEVEGELGATTFTIPGKTIQPGIENMIMKKQPETKSSSYVVTPADFKDDKSKLEVFEKRLRAIEGEGSFEFGDARKLCLVPDVVIPPKFRLPEFEKYRGNTCPWSHITMYCRKMAAYAHDEKLFIHIFQESLIGVALTWYMRLETTHIYSWKDLVDAFLRQYEYNKDLTPDRIQLQNMVKKESESFREYAQRWREIAAQVEPPLSDKEMTTIFLNTLQPPFYEHMISSVSSSFADIVVIGERVEGGIRNGKIALGSQLVASLNEYGPRHEKDKKRIVNSHFIAYPQMSHGSNRPIERRNYNRNEKVVSFTPIPMTYTELLPDLLRRNLIKVCPTRPIRPPYPKSYDTNAKCDYHEGACGHSTEACKALKHKVQSLIDSGCLKFEESQSSTLARREFGPTNAMDK